The Nycticebus coucang isolate mNycCou1 chromosome 5, mNycCou1.pri, whole genome shotgun sequence genome window below encodes:
- the MCOLN3 gene encoding mucolipin-3 isoform X4: protein MVVAFKEENTVAFKHLFLKGYMDRMDDTYAVYTQRDVYDQVSFAVNQYLQLRSVSVGNHAYENKGTEPSAMAICQHFYRRGNICPGNDTFDIDPEIETECFFVEPDEPFHIGTPEENKLNLTLDFHRLLTVELQFKLKAINLQTVRHQELPDCYDFTLTITFDNKAHSGRIKISLDNDISIRECKDWHVSGSIQKNTHYMMIFDAFVILTCLSSLILCVRSVVRGLQLQQEFVNFFLLHYKKEVSVSDRMEFVNGWYIMIIISDVLTIIGSILKMEIQTKSLTSYDVCSILLGTSTMLVWLGVIRYLGFFEKYNLLILTLQAALPNVIRFCCCAAMIYLGYCFCGWIVLGPYHDKFRSLNMVSECLFSLINGDDMFATFAKMQQKSYLVWLFSRIYLYSFISLFIYMILSLFIALITDTYETIKHYQQDGFPETELRTFISECKDLPNSGKYRLDDEPPLSLFCCCKK, encoded by the exons TACTTGCAGCTCCGCAGCGTCTCGGTGGGGAATCACGCTTATGAGAACAAGGGCACCGAGCCGTCGGCCATGGCCATCTGTCAGCACTTCTACAGGCGAGGAAACATCTGTCCTGGGAACGACACCTTTGACATCGATCCAGAAATCGAAACTG AATGTTTCTTTGTAGAACCAGACGAACCATTTCACATTGGAAcaccagaagaaaacaaactcaACTTAACGCTGGACTTCCACAG ACTCCTCACAGTGGAGCTTCAGTTTAAACTGAAAGCCATTAATCTGCAGACAGTCCGTCATCAAGAGCTCCCTGACTGCTATGACTTTACTCTCACC ATAACATTTGACAACAAGGCCCACAGTGGAAGAATTAAAATAAGTTTGGATAATGACATTTCCATCAGAGAATGTAAAGACTGGCACGTGTCTGGATCAA TTCAGAAGAACACCCACTACATGATGATCTTCGATGCTTTTGTGATTCTGACCTGCTTGTCATCGTTAATCCTCTGTGTCAGATCTGTGGTCAGAGGACTTCAGCTTCAGCAG gaatttgtcaattttttcctCCTCCATTATAAGAAGGAAGTTTCTGTTTCTGATCGAATGGAATTTGTCAATGGATGGTACATTATGATTATTATCAGTGATGTATTGACAATCATTGGATCAATTCTAAAAATGGAAATCCAAACAAAG AGTCTAACAAGTTATGATGTCTGCAGCATACTTCTTGGGACTTCTACCATGCTCGTGTGGCTTGGAGTCATCCGCTACCTCGGTTTCTTTGAGAAGTACAAT CTCCTTATTTTGACCCTTCAGGCGGCACTGCCCAATGTTATCAGGTTCTGTTGCTGTGCGGCCATGATTTACTTGGGTTACTGCTTCTGCGGATGGATTGTGCTGGGGCCCTACCATGACAAG tttcgtTCTCTGAACATGGTCTCTGAATGCCTTTTTTCCCTAATAAATGGAGATGATATGTTTGCCACATTTGCAAAAATGCAGCAGAAAAGTTACTTGGTCTGGCTGTTTAGCAGAATTTATCTCTACTCCTTCATCAGCCTctttatatatatgattttaagtctttttatagCACTGATCACTGATACATATGAAACGATCAAG CATTACCAACAAGATGGCTTCCCAGAGACTGAACTTCGTACATTTATATCAGAGTGTAAAGATCTGCCTAACTCCGGAAAATACAGATTAGATGATGAGCCTCCATTATCTTTATTCTGCTGTTGTAAAAAGTAA